A genomic segment from Triticum dicoccoides isolate Atlit2015 ecotype Zavitan chromosome 1A, WEW_v2.0, whole genome shotgun sequence encodes:
- the LOC119362035 gene encoding ubiquitin-activating enzyme E1 3-like isoform X3 — translation MYALDPKDLKPLNSCCDAQISVFGSKLHKKMRDSNIFVVGSGALGCEFLKNFALMGLSCGRKGKLTITDDYVIEKSNLSRQFLFRDWNIGQAKSTVSATAASAINSSLHIDALQNRACPETELVLNDAFLEGLDAVINALDNVNARIYVDMGCLYFQKPFLESGTLGPKCNTQMVIPHLTENYGASRDPPEKQAPMCTVHYFPHNIDHCLTWAPSKFEGLLEKTPNEVNSFISNPAEYAAAMRKAGDAQAS, via the exons ATTGAATAGCTGCTGCGATGCTCAGATTTCTGTTTTTGGTTCTAAGCTTCATAAGAAGATGCGAGACTCTAATATTTTTGTTGTGGGATCTGGTGCTCTTGGATGTGAATTCTTGAAGAACTTTGCTTTAATGGGGCTTTCTTGTGGCCGTAAAGGGAAGCTAACTATAACAGATGATTATGTCATTGAAAAAAGCAACTTGAGCCGGCAATTCCTGTTTCGTGATTGGAACATTGGACAGGCAAAATCTACAGTATCCGCTACAGCTGCTAGTGCTATCAACTCCAGCCTCCATATTGATGCTCTGCAGAATCGTGCCTGTCCAGAGACTGAACTTGTTCTCAATGATGCATTCTTGGAGGGCCTTGATGCTGTGATCAATGCACTTGATAATGTCAATGCTAGGATCTACGTGGACATGGGATGCCTATACTTCCAGAAACCATTCTTGGAATCTGGAACGCTGGGTCCCAAATGTAATACACAGATGGTGATTCCTCACCTTACTGAAAACTATGGAGCTTCACGAGATCCTCCTGAGAAACAGGCACCAATGTGCACAGTTCATTATTTTCCGCACAATATTGACCATTGTCTAACATGGGCTCCCTCAAAATTTGAGGGTCTGCTAGAGAAAACTCCAAATGAAGTGAACTCATTTATATCTAATCCTGCTGAATATGCTGCTGCTATGAGAAAGGCAGGTGATGCTCAAGCCAG CTAA
- the LOC119362035 gene encoding ubiquitin-activating enzyme E1 3-like isoform X2, translating into MYALDPKDLKPLNSCCDAQISVFGSKLHKKMRDSNIFVVGSGALGCEFLKNFALMGLSCGRKGKLTITDDYVIEKSNLSRQFLFRDWNIGQAKSTVSATAASAINSSLHIDALQNRACPETELVLNDAFLEGLDAVINALDNVNARIYVDMGCLYFQKPFLESGTLGPKCNTQMVIPHLTENYGASRDPPEKQAPMCTVHYFPHNIDHCLTWAPSKFEGLLEKTPNEVNSFISNPAEYAAAMRKAGDAQARLLL; encoded by the exons ATTGAATAGCTGCTGCGATGCTCAGATTTCTGTTTTTGGTTCTAAGCTTCATAAGAAGATGCGAGACTCTAATATTTTTGTTGTGGGATCTGGTGCTCTTGGATGTGAATTCTTGAAGAACTTTGCTTTAATGGGGCTTTCTTGTGGCCGTAAAGGGAAGCTAACTATAACAGATGATTATGTCATTGAAAAAAGCAACTTGAGCCGGCAATTCCTGTTTCGTGATTGGAACATTGGACAGGCAAAATCTACAGTATCCGCTACAGCTGCTAGTGCTATCAACTCCAGCCTCCATATTGATGCTCTGCAGAATCGTGCCTGTCCAGAGACTGAACTTGTTCTCAATGATGCATTCTTGGAGGGCCTTGATGCTGTGATCAATGCACTTGATAATGTCAATGCTAGGATCTACGTGGACATGGGATGCCTATACTTCCAGAAACCATTCTTGGAATCTGGAACGCTGGGTCCCAAATGTAATACACAGATGGTGATTCCTCACCTTACTGAAAACTATGGAGCTTCACGAGATCCTCCTGAGAAACAGGCACCAATGTGCACAGTTCATTATTTTCCGCACAATATTGACCATTGTCTAACATGGGCTCCCTCAAAATTTGAGGGTCTGCTAGAGAAAACTCCAAATGAAGTGAACTCATTTATATCTAATCCTGCTGAATATGCTGCTGCTATGAGAAAGGCAGGTGATGCTCAAGCCAG ATTACTTCTCTAA